In Morganella morganii, the following are encoded in one genomic region:
- the dgt gene encoding dGTPase encodes MPVIDFKKKLNFHRQFGASAEESAQEFLVNQAFESDRGRIINSAAVRRLQQKTQVFPLEQNSAVRSRLTHSLEVQQVGRYIAKTILSQLKQSQKLEEYGLDERTDAFESVVEMACLMHDIGNPPFGHFGEAAIQKWFSNLLGEPQTGDEDNCQIAALRLTGSPQSDHLRRQLRRDLCLFEGNAQGMRMAHHLLKLNLTFAQIGSVLKYTRPAWQLEPVPEEFDYLTKKPGYYWSENTLIQRLRDELQLGEFCRFPLSYIMEAADDISYCIADLDDAVEKGILTPDTLVTYLRQEWQALEGSADSALFRDTVEQAYQSLTRSQHRSPQDQFFMYLRVYITNKLVPYTAQRFIDNLPAVFAGTYNQALLEDKSEEHRLLKTLKRVAFKYVFTHHEVEELELQGFRIINGLLDFYRPLLMMPQADFADLVRENFHKHYFIETRLLHKLSRKQRAAYGEAVAALADKPQEEQTILEFYYRARLIQDYISGMTDHYAYEEFRRFSVCQ; translated from the coding sequence GTGCCGGTTATTGATTTTAAAAAGAAGCTGAATTTTCACCGCCAGTTTGGTGCTTCTGCGGAGGAATCTGCACAAGAGTTTCTGGTGAATCAGGCATTTGAAAGTGATCGCGGCCGTATTATCAATTCTGCCGCTGTCCGTCGTCTGCAACAGAAAACTCAGGTGTTTCCGCTGGAGCAGAATTCCGCTGTCCGCAGCCGTCTCACACACTCCCTGGAAGTGCAGCAGGTCGGGCGCTATATCGCCAAAACGATCCTCAGTCAGCTGAAACAATCACAAAAACTGGAAGAATACGGCCTGGATGAGCGTACGGATGCCTTTGAAAGTGTGGTTGAAATGGCGTGTCTGATGCATGACATCGGCAACCCGCCGTTCGGGCATTTCGGGGAGGCGGCGATTCAGAAATGGTTCAGTAATCTGCTCGGCGAGCCGCAGACCGGAGATGAGGATAACTGTCAGATTGCCGCACTGCGCCTGACCGGCTCACCGCAATCGGATCATCTGCGCCGTCAGTTGCGTCGTGATTTGTGCCTGTTTGAGGGCAATGCCCAGGGAATGCGGATGGCACACCATCTGCTGAAACTGAATCTGACATTTGCCCAGATAGGCAGTGTGCTGAAATATACCCGTCCTGCCTGGCAGTTAGAGCCGGTGCCGGAGGAGTTCGATTATCTCACCAAAAAACCGGGCTATTACTGGTCTGAAAATACCCTGATTCAGCGGCTGCGTGATGAATTACAGCTCGGTGAGTTCTGCCGTTTTCCGCTTAGTTATATTATGGAAGCGGCGGATGATATCTCGTATTGCATTGCTGACCTGGATGATGCGGTGGAGAAAGGTATTCTGACCCCGGATACCCTGGTGACCTATCTGCGCCAGGAGTGGCAGGCGCTGGAAGGCTCTGCGGATTCCGCGCTGTTCCGCGATACCGTTGAGCAGGCGTATCAGTCGCTTACCCGCAGTCAGCACCGCAGCCCGCAGGATCAGTTTTTTATGTATCTGCGGGTCTATATCACCAATAAACTGGTGCCGTATACCGCGCAGCGCTTTATCGATAATCTGCCCGCCGTGTTTGCGGGTACTTACAATCAGGCGCTGCTGGAAGATAAAAGTGAAGAGCACCGTCTGCTGAAAACCCTGAAACGGGTCGCGTTTAAATATGTGTTTACCCATCACGAAGTGGAAGAGCTGGAATTACAGGGATTCCGGATCATCAACGGCCTGCTGGATTTTTACCGGCCGCTGTTAATGATGCCGCAGGCGGATTTCGCCGATCTGGTCCGTGAAAACTTTCACAAACACTATTTTATCGAAACGCGGCTGTTACATAAGCTGTCACGCAAGCAGCGGGCGGCTTACGGGGAAGCTGTTGCCGCACTGGCAGATAAACCGCAGGAAGAGCAGACCATCCTGGAATTTTATTACCGCGCCAGGCTGATTCAGGATTATATCAGCGGTATGACCGACCATTACGCTTATGAAGAATTCCGGCGTTTCTCCGTTTGTCAGTAA
- the mtnN gene encoding 5'-methylthioadenosine/S-adenosylhomocysteine nucleosidase has translation MKVGIIGAMEQEVTLLRDQITNMQTLRHGGCEIYTGQINGVDVALLKSGIGKVAAAIGTTLLLELCKPDVVINTGSAGGLAPHLNVGDIVVSSEVRYHDADVTAFGYEPGQMAQCPPAFIADAGLIALTEKCIQTLGLNAVRGLICSGDAFINGAEPLARIRTTFPSVIAVEMECAAVGHVCHQYQVPFVVVRAISDVADKASHLSFDEFLPLAAKQSSLMVAEILANIDSLK, from the coding sequence ATGAAAGTCGGTATCATAGGTGCGATGGAGCAGGAAGTAACCCTGCTGCGTGATCAGATTACCAACATGCAGACCCTCCGCCACGGCGGCTGCGAAATCTATACCGGTCAGATTAACGGTGTTGATGTTGCATTGCTCAAATCCGGTATCGGCAAAGTCGCCGCAGCGATCGGTACCACTCTGCTGCTGGAGCTGTGCAAACCGGACGTGGTGATTAATACCGGTTCTGCCGGTGGCCTCGCCCCGCATCTGAATGTCGGCGATATTGTTGTCTCCTCGGAAGTCCGTTATCACGATGCTGATGTTACTGCCTTCGGTTATGAACCGGGCCAGATGGCACAATGCCCGCCGGCCTTTATTGCTGATGCCGGTCTTATCGCACTGACTGAAAAATGCATTCAGACCCTCGGACTGAACGCCGTGCGCGGCCTGATTTGCAGCGGTGATGCCTTTATCAACGGCGCAGAGCCGCTGGCGCGTATCCGTACCACCTTCCCGTCAGTAATAGCCGTGGAAATGGAATGTGCGGCTGTCGGCCATGTGTGCCATCAGTATCAGGTACCGTTTGTGGTGGTCCGCGCTATCTCTGACGTGGCGGATAAAGCCTCGCACCTCAGCTTTGATGAGTTTCTGCCGCTGGCAGCAAAGCAATCATCTCTGATGGTGGCGGAAATCCTCGCCAATATTGATTCACTGAAATGA